Proteins encoded together in one Stigmatella aurantiaca window:
- a CDS encoding methyltransferase domain-containing protein, protein MRGQGYGSPERYDLVLCSHVLYHVPTAEWGGFIDRLLERVRPGGYCVLMLGAARGQNYALHRDFTQTMISSEQLIAMLEQKRLPHRAIPAMIVFSAASFEEMYTLCRFLVLENCFTAEQLAGTRRARSMI, encoded by the coding sequence TTGAGGGGGCAGGGATACGGCTCTCCCGAACGGTATGATCTCGTCCTCTGCTCACACGTCCTGTACCATGTGCCCACCGCCGAGTGGGGTGGGTTCATCGACAGGCTGCTGGAGCGGGTACGTCCCGGCGGATACTGCGTGCTCATGCTCGGCGCGGCCCGAGGGCAGAACTACGCGCTGCACCGGGACTTCACCCAGACGATGATCTCCAGCGAGCAGCTCATCGCCATGCTGGAGCAGAAGCGGCTCCCGCACAGGGCCATCCCGGCCATGATCGTTTTCTCCGCAGCCTCCTTCGAGGAGATGTACACGCTCTGCCGGTTCCTCGTCCTCGAGAACTGTTTCACCGCAGAGCAGCTCGCGGGGACGAGGCGCGCGCGCTCGATGATCTGA
- a CDS encoding MarR family winged helix-turn-helix transcriptional regulator — protein sequence MSAHPLSFFFDLNRAHAMASRRFDSALGSVHGIGLNDLHLLQVLDQAPGHRLRRTDLAQQLGLTASGVTWMLRPLTKRRLITSQASEDDGRVTFAVLTSAGHQLVADAVPTARRIAAELLDPQVSKEALTQAASVVARLAHD from the coding sequence ATGTCCGCGCACCCCCTGAGCTTCTTTTTCGACCTGAACCGGGCCCACGCGATGGCGAGCCGCCGTTTCGACTCCGCCCTCGGCTCCGTGCACGGCATTGGACTGAACGACCTGCACCTTCTCCAGGTGCTCGATCAGGCGCCCGGGCATCGGCTGCGGCGAACGGATCTGGCCCAGCAGCTCGGATTGACGGCCTCGGGCGTGACCTGGATGCTGCGGCCGCTGACGAAGCGCCGCCTTATCACCAGCCAGGCGAGCGAGGACGATGGCCGTGTCACATTCGCGGTGCTCACCAGCGCTGGGCACCAGCTGGTGGCGGACGCTGTCCCGACCGCACGGAGGATTGCGGCCGAGCTTCTAGACCCCCAGGTCAGCAAAGAGGCGCTGACGCAGGCTGCGTCGGTGGTCGCGCGGCTGGCTCATGACTGA